The proteins below come from a single Epinephelus moara isolate mb chromosome 19, YSFRI_EMoa_1.0, whole genome shotgun sequence genomic window:
- the smoc2 gene encoding SPARC-related modular calcium-binding protein 2 isoform X4, protein MRVCPLLVFLCLLCAGRAQKFSALTFLRVDQDKECNMECSGAPRKPLCASDGRTFTSRCEFLRAKCRDPQLEVIRGPCKDTSRCVAEKKYTEQQAKKLFPQVFVPVCNPDGTYSEVQCHSYTGYCWCVTPNGRPISGSAVANKKPRCQGSKQERATTREPGKADETGLVVDPQPAGDEEDIISQYPTLWTEQVRSRQNNRTRAPSSSCDQEQQSAQEEARLHKNDAVFVPDCAQGGLYKPVQCHPSTGYCWCVLVDTGRPIPGTSTRWERPHLWYEQPKCDGNARAHPTKPKDHYRSRHLQGCPGAKKTEFLTSVLDALSTDMVHAVTDPASAGRMAEPDPSHTLEERVVHWYFSQLDKNSSGDIGKKEIKPFKRFLRKKSKPKKCVKKFVEYCDISNDKALSLQELMGCLGVTKEEGAKPGEGLSSSKLNPSKKQG, encoded by the exons ATGCGCGTCTGTCCGCTGCTGGTCTTCCTCTGTCTGCTGTGCGCTGGACGCGCTCAGAAGTTCTCAGCTCTCACG TTCCTGCGGGTGGATCAGGATAAGGAGTGCAACATGGAATGCAGCGGAGCTCCTCGCAAACCCCTGTGCGCCTCCGACGGCAGGACCTTCACATCTCGCTGCGAGTTCCTCCGAGCCAAGTGCCGCGACCCTCAGCTGGAGGTCATCCGAGGGCCATGCAAAG ATACATCCAGATGTGTAGCAGAGAAGAAATACACAGAGCAGCAGGCCAAGAAGCTCTTCCCGCAGGTCTTTGTGCCTGTATGCAACCCTGATGGCACATATTCCGAg GTTCAGTGCCACAGCTACACTGGATACTGCTGGTGTGTCACCCCCAATGGCAGACCCATCAGTGGCTCAGCAGTGGCCAATAAAAAACCTCGATGCCAAG GTTCAAAACAAGAGAGAGCTACTACAAGAGAGCCAGGTAAAGCAG ATGAGACTGGCCTAGTGGTGGATCCACAGCCTGCTGGTGATGAAGAAG ACATCATTTCCCAGTACCCCACTCTGTGGACGGAGCAGGTTCGCAGCCGTCAGAACAATAGAACCAGAGCGCCAT CCTCATCATGTGACCAGGAGCAGCAGTCTGCCCAGGAAGAGGCGAGGCTACACAAGAACGACGCCGTGTTCGTCCCCGACTGCGCCCAAGGAGGACTTTACAAGCCAGTCCAGTGCCACCCCTCCACCGGCTACTGCTGGTGTGTGCTGGTGGACACCGGACGGCCCATACCTGGGACCTCCACCAGGTGGGAGAGACCTCACTTATG GTATGAACAGCCAAAGTGCGATGGCAATGCCAGGGCCCACCCAACTAAACCTAAGGATCATTACAGAAGCAGACATCTCCAAG GCTGTCCTGGGGCAAAGAAAACAGAGTTCCTGACAAGTGTTCTTGATGCGCTGTCGACAGACATGGTGCACGCTGTCACAGATCCTGCATCTGCCGGAAG GATGGCCGAGCCCGACCCTAGCCACACCCTGGAGGAGAGGGTGGTCCACTGGTATTTCAGTCAGCTGGACAAAAACTCAAGTGGAGACATCGGAAAGAAGGAGATCAAGCCTTTCAAACGCTTCCTGCGCAAGAAATCCAAGCCTAAGAAGTGTGTGAAGAAGTTTGTGGAGTACTGCGACATCAGCAACGACAAGGCGCTGtctctgcaggagctgatgggtTGCCTCGGGGTGACTAAAGAAGAGG GGGCCAAACCAGGAGAGGGTTTATCTTCCAGTAAACTA
- the smoc2 gene encoding SPARC-related modular calcium-binding protein 2 isoform X5 — protein MRVCPLLVFLCLLCAGRAQKFSALTFLRVDQDKECNMECSGAPRKPLCASDGRTFTSRCEFLRAKCRDPQLEVIRGPCKDTSRCVAEKKYTEQQAKKLFPQVFVPVCNPDGTYSEVQCHSYTGYCWCVTPNGRPISGSAVANKKPRCQGSKQERATTREPGKADETGLVVDPQPAGDEEDIISQYPTLWTEQVRSRQNNRTRAPSSSCDQEQQSAQEEARLHKNDAVFVPDCAQGGLYKPVQCHPSTGYCWCVLVDTGRPIPGTSTRYEQPKCDGNARAHPTKPKDHYRSRHLQGCPGAKKTEFLTSVLDALSTDMVHAVTDPASAGRMAEPDPSHTLEERVVHWYFSQLDKNSSGDIGKKEIKPFKRFLRKKSKPKKCVKKFVEYCDISNDKALSLQELMGCLGVTKEEGAKPGEGLSSSKLNPSKKQG, from the exons ATGCGCGTCTGTCCGCTGCTGGTCTTCCTCTGTCTGCTGTGCGCTGGACGCGCTCAGAAGTTCTCAGCTCTCACG TTCCTGCGGGTGGATCAGGATAAGGAGTGCAACATGGAATGCAGCGGAGCTCCTCGCAAACCCCTGTGCGCCTCCGACGGCAGGACCTTCACATCTCGCTGCGAGTTCCTCCGAGCCAAGTGCCGCGACCCTCAGCTGGAGGTCATCCGAGGGCCATGCAAAG ATACATCCAGATGTGTAGCAGAGAAGAAATACACAGAGCAGCAGGCCAAGAAGCTCTTCCCGCAGGTCTTTGTGCCTGTATGCAACCCTGATGGCACATATTCCGAg GTTCAGTGCCACAGCTACACTGGATACTGCTGGTGTGTCACCCCCAATGGCAGACCCATCAGTGGCTCAGCAGTGGCCAATAAAAAACCTCGATGCCAAG GTTCAAAACAAGAGAGAGCTACTACAAGAGAGCCAGGTAAAGCAG ATGAGACTGGCCTAGTGGTGGATCCACAGCCTGCTGGTGATGAAGAAG ACATCATTTCCCAGTACCCCACTCTGTGGACGGAGCAGGTTCGCAGCCGTCAGAACAATAGAACCAGAGCGCCAT CCTCATCATGTGACCAGGAGCAGCAGTCTGCCCAGGAAGAGGCGAGGCTACACAAGAACGACGCCGTGTTCGTCCCCGACTGCGCCCAAGGAGGACTTTACAAGCCAGTCCAGTGCCACCCCTCCACCGGCTACTGCTGGTGTGTGCTGGTGGACACCGGACGGCCCATACCTGGGACCTCCACCAG GTATGAACAGCCAAAGTGCGATGGCAATGCCAGGGCCCACCCAACTAAACCTAAGGATCATTACAGAAGCAGACATCTCCAAG GCTGTCCTGGGGCAAAGAAAACAGAGTTCCTGACAAGTGTTCTTGATGCGCTGTCGACAGACATGGTGCACGCTGTCACAGATCCTGCATCTGCCGGAAG GATGGCCGAGCCCGACCCTAGCCACACCCTGGAGGAGAGGGTGGTCCACTGGTATTTCAGTCAGCTGGACAAAAACTCAAGTGGAGACATCGGAAAGAAGGAGATCAAGCCTTTCAAACGCTTCCTGCGCAAGAAATCCAAGCCTAAGAAGTGTGTGAAGAAGTTTGTGGAGTACTGCGACATCAGCAACGACAAGGCGCTGtctctgcaggagctgatgggtTGCCTCGGGGTGACTAAAGAAGAGG GGGCCAAACCAGGAGAGGGTTTATCTTCCAGTAAACTA
- the smoc2 gene encoding SPARC-related modular calcium-binding protein 2 isoform X6: MECSGAPRKPLCASDGRTFTSRCEFLRAKCRDPQLEVIRGPCKDTSRCVAEKKYTEQQAKKLFPQVFVPVCNPDGTYSEVQCHSYTGYCWCVTPNGRPISGSAVANKKPRCQGSKQERATTREPGKADETGLVVDPQPAGDEEDIISQYPTLWTEQVRSRQNNRTRAPSSSCDQEQQSAQEEARLHKNDAVFVPDCAQGGLYKPVQCHPSTGYCWCVLVDTGRPIPGTSTRWERPHLWYEQPKCDGNARAHPTKPKDHYRSRHLQGCPGAKKTEFLTSVLDALSTDMVHAVTDPASAGRMAEPDPSHTLEERVVHWYFSQLDKNSSGDIGKKEIKPFKRFLRKKSKPKKCVKKFVEYCDISNDKALSLQELMGCLGVTKEEESLEEARLSQHLRFPLPHGDSALTNRQ; this comes from the exons ATGGAATGCAGCGGAGCTCCTCGCAAACCCCTGTGCGCCTCCGACGGCAGGACCTTCACATCTCGCTGCGAGTTCCTCCGAGCCAAGTGCCGCGACCCTCAGCTGGAGGTCATCCGAGGGCCATGCAAAG ATACATCCAGATGTGTAGCAGAGAAGAAATACACAGAGCAGCAGGCCAAGAAGCTCTTCCCGCAGGTCTTTGTGCCTGTATGCAACCCTGATGGCACATATTCCGAg GTTCAGTGCCACAGCTACACTGGATACTGCTGGTGTGTCACCCCCAATGGCAGACCCATCAGTGGCTCAGCAGTGGCCAATAAAAAACCTCGATGCCAAG GTTCAAAACAAGAGAGAGCTACTACAAGAGAGCCAGGTAAAGCAG ATGAGACTGGCCTAGTGGTGGATCCACAGCCTGCTGGTGATGAAGAAG ACATCATTTCCCAGTACCCCACTCTGTGGACGGAGCAGGTTCGCAGCCGTCAGAACAATAGAACCAGAGCGCCAT CCTCATCATGTGACCAGGAGCAGCAGTCTGCCCAGGAAGAGGCGAGGCTACACAAGAACGACGCCGTGTTCGTCCCCGACTGCGCCCAAGGAGGACTTTACAAGCCAGTCCAGTGCCACCCCTCCACCGGCTACTGCTGGTGTGTGCTGGTGGACACCGGACGGCCCATACCTGGGACCTCCACCAGGTGGGAGAGACCTCACTTATG GTATGAACAGCCAAAGTGCGATGGCAATGCCAGGGCCCACCCAACTAAACCTAAGGATCATTACAGAAGCAGACATCTCCAAG GCTGTCCTGGGGCAAAGAAAACAGAGTTCCTGACAAGTGTTCTTGATGCGCTGTCGACAGACATGGTGCACGCTGTCACAGATCCTGCATCTGCCGGAAG GATGGCCGAGCCCGACCCTAGCCACACCCTGGAGGAGAGGGTGGTCCACTGGTATTTCAGTCAGCTGGACAAAAACTCAAGTGGAGACATCGGAAAGAAGGAGATCAAGCCTTTCAAACGCTTCCTGCGCAAGAAATCCAAGCCTAAGAAGTGTGTGAAGAAGTTTGTGGAGTACTGCGACATCAGCAACGACAAGGCGCTGtctctgcaggagctgatgggtTGCCTCGGGGTGACTAAAGAAGAGG
- the smoc2 gene encoding SPARC-related modular calcium-binding protein 2 isoform X1, with translation MRVCPLLVFLCLLCAGRAQKFSALTFLRVDQDKECNMECSGAPRKPLCASDGRTFTSRCEFLRAKCRDPQLEVIRGPCKDTSRCVAEKKYTEQQAKKLFPQVFVPVCNPDGTYSEVQCHSYTGYCWCVTPNGRPISGSAVANKKPRCQGSKQERATTREPGKADETGLVVDPQPAGDEEDIISQYPTLWTEQVRSRQNNRTRAPSSSCDQEQQSAQEEARLHKNDAVFVPDCAQGGLYKPVQCHPSTGYCWCVLVDTGRPIPGTSTRWERPHLWYEQPKCDGNARAHPTKPKDHYRSRHLQGCPGAKKTEFLTSVLDALSTDMVHAVTDPASAGRMAEPDPSHTLEERVVHWYFSQLDKNSSGDIGKKEIKPFKRFLRKKSKPKKCVKKFVEYCDISNDKALSLQELMGCLGVTKEEESLEEARLSQHLRFPLPHGDSALTNRQ, from the exons ATGCGCGTCTGTCCGCTGCTGGTCTTCCTCTGTCTGCTGTGCGCTGGACGCGCTCAGAAGTTCTCAGCTCTCACG TTCCTGCGGGTGGATCAGGATAAGGAGTGCAACATGGAATGCAGCGGAGCTCCTCGCAAACCCCTGTGCGCCTCCGACGGCAGGACCTTCACATCTCGCTGCGAGTTCCTCCGAGCCAAGTGCCGCGACCCTCAGCTGGAGGTCATCCGAGGGCCATGCAAAG ATACATCCAGATGTGTAGCAGAGAAGAAATACACAGAGCAGCAGGCCAAGAAGCTCTTCCCGCAGGTCTTTGTGCCTGTATGCAACCCTGATGGCACATATTCCGAg GTTCAGTGCCACAGCTACACTGGATACTGCTGGTGTGTCACCCCCAATGGCAGACCCATCAGTGGCTCAGCAGTGGCCAATAAAAAACCTCGATGCCAAG GTTCAAAACAAGAGAGAGCTACTACAAGAGAGCCAGGTAAAGCAG ATGAGACTGGCCTAGTGGTGGATCCACAGCCTGCTGGTGATGAAGAAG ACATCATTTCCCAGTACCCCACTCTGTGGACGGAGCAGGTTCGCAGCCGTCAGAACAATAGAACCAGAGCGCCAT CCTCATCATGTGACCAGGAGCAGCAGTCTGCCCAGGAAGAGGCGAGGCTACACAAGAACGACGCCGTGTTCGTCCCCGACTGCGCCCAAGGAGGACTTTACAAGCCAGTCCAGTGCCACCCCTCCACCGGCTACTGCTGGTGTGTGCTGGTGGACACCGGACGGCCCATACCTGGGACCTCCACCAGGTGGGAGAGACCTCACTTATG GTATGAACAGCCAAAGTGCGATGGCAATGCCAGGGCCCACCCAACTAAACCTAAGGATCATTACAGAAGCAGACATCTCCAAG GCTGTCCTGGGGCAAAGAAAACAGAGTTCCTGACAAGTGTTCTTGATGCGCTGTCGACAGACATGGTGCACGCTGTCACAGATCCTGCATCTGCCGGAAG GATGGCCGAGCCCGACCCTAGCCACACCCTGGAGGAGAGGGTGGTCCACTGGTATTTCAGTCAGCTGGACAAAAACTCAAGTGGAGACATCGGAAAGAAGGAGATCAAGCCTTTCAAACGCTTCCTGCGCAAGAAATCCAAGCCTAAGAAGTGTGTGAAGAAGTTTGTGGAGTACTGCGACATCAGCAACGACAAGGCGCTGtctctgcaggagctgatgggtTGCCTCGGGGTGACTAAAGAAGAGG
- the smoc2 gene encoding SPARC-related modular calcium-binding protein 2 isoform X3 → MRVCPLLVFLCLLCAGRAQKFSALTFLRVDQDKECNMECSGAPRKPLCASDGRTFTSRCEFLRAKCRDPQLEVIRGPCKDTSRCVAEKKYTEQQAKKLFPQVFVPVCNPDGTYSEVQCHSYTGYCWCVTPNGRPISGSAVANKKPRCQGSKQERATTREPGKADETGLVVDPQPAGDEEDIISQYPTLWTEQVRSRQNNRTRAPSSSCDQEQQSAQEEARLHKNDAVFVPDCAQGGLYKPVQCHPSTGYCWCVLVDTGRPIPGTSTRYEQPKCDGNARAHPTKPKDHYRSRHLQGCPGAKKTEFLTSVLDALSTDMVHAVTDPASAGRMAEPDPSHTLEERVVHWYFSQLDKNSSGDIGKKEIKPFKRFLRKKSKPKKCVKKFVEYCDISNDKALSLQELMGCLGVTKEEESLEEARLSQHLRFPLPHGDSALTNRQ, encoded by the exons ATGCGCGTCTGTCCGCTGCTGGTCTTCCTCTGTCTGCTGTGCGCTGGACGCGCTCAGAAGTTCTCAGCTCTCACG TTCCTGCGGGTGGATCAGGATAAGGAGTGCAACATGGAATGCAGCGGAGCTCCTCGCAAACCCCTGTGCGCCTCCGACGGCAGGACCTTCACATCTCGCTGCGAGTTCCTCCGAGCCAAGTGCCGCGACCCTCAGCTGGAGGTCATCCGAGGGCCATGCAAAG ATACATCCAGATGTGTAGCAGAGAAGAAATACACAGAGCAGCAGGCCAAGAAGCTCTTCCCGCAGGTCTTTGTGCCTGTATGCAACCCTGATGGCACATATTCCGAg GTTCAGTGCCACAGCTACACTGGATACTGCTGGTGTGTCACCCCCAATGGCAGACCCATCAGTGGCTCAGCAGTGGCCAATAAAAAACCTCGATGCCAAG GTTCAAAACAAGAGAGAGCTACTACAAGAGAGCCAGGTAAAGCAG ATGAGACTGGCCTAGTGGTGGATCCACAGCCTGCTGGTGATGAAGAAG ACATCATTTCCCAGTACCCCACTCTGTGGACGGAGCAGGTTCGCAGCCGTCAGAACAATAGAACCAGAGCGCCAT CCTCATCATGTGACCAGGAGCAGCAGTCTGCCCAGGAAGAGGCGAGGCTACACAAGAACGACGCCGTGTTCGTCCCCGACTGCGCCCAAGGAGGACTTTACAAGCCAGTCCAGTGCCACCCCTCCACCGGCTACTGCTGGTGTGTGCTGGTGGACACCGGACGGCCCATACCTGGGACCTCCACCAG GTATGAACAGCCAAAGTGCGATGGCAATGCCAGGGCCCACCCAACTAAACCTAAGGATCATTACAGAAGCAGACATCTCCAAG GCTGTCCTGGGGCAAAGAAAACAGAGTTCCTGACAAGTGTTCTTGATGCGCTGTCGACAGACATGGTGCACGCTGTCACAGATCCTGCATCTGCCGGAAG GATGGCCGAGCCCGACCCTAGCCACACCCTGGAGGAGAGGGTGGTCCACTGGTATTTCAGTCAGCTGGACAAAAACTCAAGTGGAGACATCGGAAAGAAGGAGATCAAGCCTTTCAAACGCTTCCTGCGCAAGAAATCCAAGCCTAAGAAGTGTGTGAAGAAGTTTGTGGAGTACTGCGACATCAGCAACGACAAGGCGCTGtctctgcaggagctgatgggtTGCCTCGGGGTGACTAAAGAAGAGG
- the smoc2 gene encoding SPARC-related modular calcium-binding protein 2 isoform X2: MRVCPLLVFLCLLCAGRAQKFSALTFLRVDQDKECNMECSGAPRKPLCASDGRTFTSRCEFLRAKCRDPQLEVIRGPCKDTSRCVAEKKYTEQQAKKLFPQVFVPVCNPDGTYSEVQCHSYTGYCWCVTPNGRPISGSAVANKKPRCQGSKQERATTREPDETGLVVDPQPAGDEEDIISQYPTLWTEQVRSRQNNRTRAPSSSCDQEQQSAQEEARLHKNDAVFVPDCAQGGLYKPVQCHPSTGYCWCVLVDTGRPIPGTSTRWERPHLWYEQPKCDGNARAHPTKPKDHYRSRHLQGCPGAKKTEFLTSVLDALSTDMVHAVTDPASAGRMAEPDPSHTLEERVVHWYFSQLDKNSSGDIGKKEIKPFKRFLRKKSKPKKCVKKFVEYCDISNDKALSLQELMGCLGVTKEEESLEEARLSQHLRFPLPHGDSALTNRQ; encoded by the exons ATGCGCGTCTGTCCGCTGCTGGTCTTCCTCTGTCTGCTGTGCGCTGGACGCGCTCAGAAGTTCTCAGCTCTCACG TTCCTGCGGGTGGATCAGGATAAGGAGTGCAACATGGAATGCAGCGGAGCTCCTCGCAAACCCCTGTGCGCCTCCGACGGCAGGACCTTCACATCTCGCTGCGAGTTCCTCCGAGCCAAGTGCCGCGACCCTCAGCTGGAGGTCATCCGAGGGCCATGCAAAG ATACATCCAGATGTGTAGCAGAGAAGAAATACACAGAGCAGCAGGCCAAGAAGCTCTTCCCGCAGGTCTTTGTGCCTGTATGCAACCCTGATGGCACATATTCCGAg GTTCAGTGCCACAGCTACACTGGATACTGCTGGTGTGTCACCCCCAATGGCAGACCCATCAGTGGCTCAGCAGTGGCCAATAAAAAACCTCGATGCCAAG GTTCAAAACAAGAGAGAGCTACTACAAGAGAGCCAG ATGAGACTGGCCTAGTGGTGGATCCACAGCCTGCTGGTGATGAAGAAG ACATCATTTCCCAGTACCCCACTCTGTGGACGGAGCAGGTTCGCAGCCGTCAGAACAATAGAACCAGAGCGCCAT CCTCATCATGTGACCAGGAGCAGCAGTCTGCCCAGGAAGAGGCGAGGCTACACAAGAACGACGCCGTGTTCGTCCCCGACTGCGCCCAAGGAGGACTTTACAAGCCAGTCCAGTGCCACCCCTCCACCGGCTACTGCTGGTGTGTGCTGGTGGACACCGGACGGCCCATACCTGGGACCTCCACCAGGTGGGAGAGACCTCACTTATG GTATGAACAGCCAAAGTGCGATGGCAATGCCAGGGCCCACCCAACTAAACCTAAGGATCATTACAGAAGCAGACATCTCCAAG GCTGTCCTGGGGCAAAGAAAACAGAGTTCCTGACAAGTGTTCTTGATGCGCTGTCGACAGACATGGTGCACGCTGTCACAGATCCTGCATCTGCCGGAAG GATGGCCGAGCCCGACCCTAGCCACACCCTGGAGGAGAGGGTGGTCCACTGGTATTTCAGTCAGCTGGACAAAAACTCAAGTGGAGACATCGGAAAGAAGGAGATCAAGCCTTTCAAACGCTTCCTGCGCAAGAAATCCAAGCCTAAGAAGTGTGTGAAGAAGTTTGTGGAGTACTGCGACATCAGCAACGACAAGGCGCTGtctctgcaggagctgatgggtTGCCTCGGGGTGACTAAAGAAGAGG